Proteins encoded within one genomic window of Bos indicus isolate NIAB-ARS_2022 breed Sahiwal x Tharparkar chromosome 23, NIAB-ARS_B.indTharparkar_mat_pri_1.0, whole genome shotgun sequence:
- the CDKN1A gene encoding cyclin-dependent kinase inhibitor 1 isoform X2: MSELSRDAHQIPRSSKACRCLFGPVDSEQLRQDCDALMASCVQEARERWNFDFVTETPLEGDFAWERVRGLGLPKLYLPVGPRDDLGGGKQPSPSSALLQGTSQEDHLDLSLSCTLVTRSPEWPEGTPGGPGPSQGRKRRQTSMTDFYHSKRRLICSKRKP, translated from the coding sequence ATGTCTGAGCTGTCCAGGGACGCGCATCAAATCCCCCGCAGCAGCAAGGCCTGCCGCTGCCTCTTTGGTCCAGTGGACAGCGAGCAGCTGCGCCAGGACTGCGACGCCCTCATGGCCAGCTGCGTGCAGGAGGCCCGAGAGCGGTGGAACTTCGACTTTGTCACCGAGACGCCGCTGGAGGGGGACTTCGCCTGGGAGCGTGTGAGGGGCCTCGGCCTGCCCAAGCTCTACCTGCCCGTGGGGCCCCGAGACGACCTGGGAGGGGGCAAGCAGCCGAGCCCCTCATCCGCCCTGCTGCAGGGCACGTCTCAGGAGGACCACTTGGACCTGTCGCTGTCCTGCACCCTCGTGACTCGCTCCCCCGAGTGGCCCGAGGGGACCCCCGGTGGGCCTGGCCCCTCCCAGGGCCGGAAACGGCGGCAGACCAGCATGACAG